A window from Malassezia japonica chromosome 1, complete sequence encodes these proteins:
- the CRM1 gene encoding Karyopherin transporter (EggNog:ENOG503NX17; BUSCO:EOG09260ABY; COG:U; COG:Y): MASMEAILDFSQELDLVLLDNIVAAMYTGVGADQKLAQQTLAQFQEHPEAWQRVPAILQQSSNSQTKYIALQILDRLISTRWKVLPVDQQQGIRNFIVEMIVQQSSDEETLRRERTLLGKLDTTLIQILKQEWPHNWPNFIPEIVASSRASLSICENNMAILRLLSEEVFDFSAEQMTQAKARNLKNQFCGEFGEVFQLCTEVLEKATKPSLIKATLETMLRFLNWIPLGFIFETNVIDNLVSRFLEVPEFRNVTLKCLSEIVNLNVGSEYDPKFVVLFNMVMTSINRMIPPSTDIAGVYETSTDSDQELVLNLALFLSNFLISHVRLLENAENQEVLLNAHLYLIKVSQVPEREVFKICLEYWAKLVSELYEEYQQFPMNDVNSVWGLNLGGAQAQRSATGRKSFYTNILSNLRLVMIERMVKPEEVLVVENDEGEIVREFLKESDTIVLYKAMREVLVYLTHLDVLDTENIMTEKLSKQVDGSEWSWVNLNTLCWAIGSISGAMNEETEKRFLVTVIKDLLGLCEMKRGKDNKAVVASNIMYIVGQYPRFLKAHWKFLKTVVNKNFEFMHETHEGVQDMACDTFSKIAQKCRRHFVMQQAGEQEPFIDEILRNLLQITVDLSPQQVHTFYEAVGYMIAAQPNRATQERLVDKLMELPNNAWDNLMKQAHSNVDVLSSPENIKVLSNVLKTNVSACTSIGPFFLPQIGRIYLDMLALYRSVSGIISAKVEADGLIATKTPMVRGLRAIKKDILRLVDTYIRRADDLESVNANLIPSLLDAILGDYHGNIPAARDAEVLNVMATITTRLGSLLTDKIPPVLDAVFEPTLNMINQDFAEFPEHRVGFFKLLRAINLHCFSALLDLPPVKFKLTMDSIIWAIKHTMRDIADTGLNICLELINNVANTDPSISSAFFQQYLLNMLQDIFYVLTDADHKSGFKTQCLLLARIFELIETDRVTAPLWDPAQVPDPAMTNRLFIRQYTANLLRTAFPHVQPQYIDQFVSGLCEHASDLAQYKVHLRDFLITSREVAGGSDNSDLFLEEKEAEQHRKAAEERENAAKVPGMLKPSQITEEDEELVCVYDD; encoded by the exons ATGGCGTCGATGGAG GCGATTCTTGATTTCAGCCAGGAGCTCGATTTGGTGCTCCTGGACAACATCGTGGCTGCGATGTATACGGGCGTTGGGGCTGACCAGAAGCTCGCGCAACAGACCCTCGCGCAGTTCCAGGAGCACCCAGAGGCATGGCAACGCGTTCCTGCCATCCTGCAGCAGAGCAGCAACTCGCAGACAAAGTACATTGCGCTGCAGATTCTTGACCGTCTCATCTCTACGCGCTGGAAAGTGCTTCCGGTGGACCAGCAGCAGGGTATCCGCAACTTTATTGTGGAAATGATCGTGCAGCAGTCGTCGGATGAGGAGACGCTCCGACgagagcgcacgctgctcggcaagctcgaCACGACCCTGATCCAGATCCTGAAGCAGGAGTGGCCGCACAACTGGCCCAACTTTATCCCAGAAATTGTGGCCTcatcgcgcgcgtcgctctcgatCTGCGAGAACAACATGGCGATCTTGCGCCTGCTCTCGGAAGAGGTCTTTGACTTTTCTGCCGAGCAAATGACGCAGGCCAAGGCCCGGAACCTCAAGAACCAGTTCTGCGGCGAGTTTGGCGAGGTCTTCCAGCTCTGCACAGAGGTCTTGGAGAAGGCGACGAAGCCGTCGCTGATCAAGGCTACGCTCGAGACCATGCTCCGCTTTCTGAACTGGATCCCGCTGGGCTTTATCTTTGAGACGAACGTCATTGACAACCTCGTGTCACGCTTCCTGGAAGTGCCCGAGTTCCGCAACGTGACGCTCAAGTGCCTGTCGGAGATAGTGAATCTCAacgtcggcagcgagtACGACCCCAAGTTTGTCGTGCTCTTCAACATGGTCATGACGTCGATCAACCGCATGATTCCGCCGTCGACCGACATTGCGGGCGTGTACGAGACGAGCACGGACTCGGACCAGGAGCTGGTGTTGAACCTCGCCCTGTTCCTGAGCAACTTCCTCATTTCCCACGTGCGTCTCTTGGAGAACGCCGAGAACCAAGAGGTGCTGCTCAACGCGCACCTCTACCTGATCAAGGTGTCCCAAGTCCCGGAGCGTGAGGTATTCAAAATCTGCTTGGAGTACTGGGCAAAGCTCGTGAGCGAGCTCTACGAAGAGTACCAGCAGTTCCCCATGAACGACGTCAACTCGGTCTGGGGCCTCaacctcggcggcgcgcaggcgcagcgctcggccaCAGGCCGCAAGTCGTTCTACACGAACATCCTGTCGAACCTCCGCCTGGTCATGATCGAGCGCATGGTCAAGCCCGAGGAGGTCTTGGTCGTGGAGAACGACGAAGGCGAGATCGTCCGCGAATTCCTCAAGGAGTCGGACACGATCGTGCTGTAcaaggcgatgcgcgaggtTCTGGTCTACCTCACGCACTTGGACGTCCTGGACACGGAAAACATCATGACCGAGAAGCTGTCCAAGCAGGTCGATGGTTCCGAATGGTCCTGGGTGAACCTCAACACGCTCTGCTGGGCCATCGGCTCGATTTCGGGTGCGATGAACGAGGAGACGGAAAAGCGGTTCCTGGTTACCGTGATCAAGGACCTGCTAGGCCTGTGTGAGATGAAGCGCGGCAAGGACAACAAGGCGGTTGTCGCGTCGAACATCATGTACATCGTGGGCCAATACCCGCGTTTCCTCAAGGCTCACTGGAAGTTCTTGAAGACGGTGGTGAACAAGAACTTCGAGTTTATGCACGAAACCCACGAGGGTGTGCAGGACATGGCGTGCGATACCTTTTCCAAGATCGCGCAAAAGTGCCGCCGCCACTTTGTGATGCAGCAGGCGGGCGAGCAGGAGCCCTTTATCGACGAGATCCTGCGCAACTTGCTCCAGATCACCGTGGACCTTTCGCCCCAGCAGGTGCACACCTTCTACGAGGCGGTGGGTTACAtgatcgccgcgcagcccaaccgcgcgacgcaggagcgcctcgttgaCAAGCTGATGGAGCTGCCGAACAATGCATGGGACAACCTCATGAAGCAGGCGCACAGCaacgtcgacgtgctcagCTCGCCGGAGAACATCAAGGTGCTGTCGAACGTGCTCAAGACCAACGTGTCGGCCTGCACCTCGATCGGCCCCTTCTTCCTCCCTCAGATCGGCCGCATATACCTGGACATGCTCGCCTTGTACCGCAGCGTGAGCGGGATCATTAGCGCCAAGGTTGAGGCCGATGGCCTGATTGCGACCAAGACGCCCATGGTCCGCGGTCTGCGTGCGATCAAAAAGGACATTCTGCGCCTGGTGGACACGTACATCCGCCGTGCGGACGACCTCGAGTCGGTGAATGCCAACCTGATCCCCTCGCTGCTGGACGCGATCCTCGGCGACTACCATGGCAACATCCccgcggcacgcgacgccgaggtgctcaaTGTCATGGCGACGAtcacgacgcgcctcggcagccTGCTCACGGACAAGATCccgccggtgctcgacgcggtgtTTGAGCCGACGCTCAACATGATCAACCAAGACTTTGCCGAGTTCCCCGAGCACCGTGTCGGCTTCTTCaagctgctgcgtgcgatcAATCTGCACTGCttctcggcgctgctggatcTGCCCCCGGTCAAGTTCAAGCTGACGATGGACTCGATCATCTGGGCGATCAAGCACACGATGCGCGACATCGCCGACACTGGCCTCAACATCTGCCTGGAGCTGATCAACAACGTGGCCAACACCGACCCGTCcatctcgagcgccttcTTCCAGCAGTACCTGCTGAACATGCTCCAGGACATCTTTTACGTACTCACCGACGCGGACCACAAGAGCGGCTTCAAGACGCAGTGCCTGCTTCTGGCGCGCATCTTTGAGCTGATCGAGACGGACCGCGTCACGGCACCGCTGTGGGACCCTGCGCAGGTGCCGGACCCTGCGATGACCAACCGTTTGTTCATCCGGCAGTACACCGCGAacctgctgcgcaccgccttCCCGCACGTCCAGCCGCAGTACATTGATCAGTTTGTCAGTGGACTGTGCGAGCACGCGTCGGATCTGGCGCAGTACAAGGTGCACCTCCGCGACTTCCTCATCACGTCGCGTGAGGTTGCGGGCGGCTCGGACAACTCGGACCTCTTCCTcgaggagaaggaggcggagcagcaccgcaaggccgccgaggagcgcgaaaACGCCGCCAAGGTGCCCGGTATGCTCAAGCCTTCGCAGATCACcgaggaggacgaagaACTGGTATGTGTATATGACGACTAA
- the GOS1 gene encoding protein transport protein gos1 (BUSCO:EOG09265AL8; EggNog:ENOG503NV2S; TransMembrane:1 (i219-237o); COG:U) encodes MSWEAQSRRVRQVQQRLDAKLTAYSQLVSDAASNSSPLSTAPSVAVDMNSGATSATPDPASLEAEIQALLVQYADAQAELSTLLNDPALPPTQTQLHTVQRHRELLMELERDFFRTKTNLLHALSRKQLLGHVKEDISAYRAQHQSETQAYLDERAHLDRSQRMMDETLDQAYATQSEFRAQRNQLSNTLQRMTNAAAQVPGLNSILTMITRRRRRDTIILAVLIGVCVVILLMVGTRR; translated from the exons ATGTCGTGGGAAGCGCagtcgcggcgcgtgcggcaggtgcagcagcgcctcgacgcgaaGCTCACCGCCTATTCCCAGCTGGTTTCCGATGCGGCGTCGAACTCGAGTCCGCTCAgcacggcgccgtcggtcgCAGTCGACATGAATAGCGGTGCCACGTCCGCAACGCCGGATCCGGCGTCGCTCGAAGCCGAgatccaggcgctgctcgtgcagTACGCCGATGCTCAGGCCGAGCTTTCGACGCTGCTCAATGAccctgcgctgccgccgacgcagACGCAGCTGCATACCGTCCAGCGCCACCGTGAATTGCTCATGGAGCTGGAGCGTGACTTTTTCCGGACCAAGACGAACCTGCTCCACGCGCTGAGCCGCAAGCAGCTCTTGGGGCACGTCAAGGAGGATATCAGCGCCTaccgtgcgcagcatcAGTCCGAGACGCAGGCGTACCTCGACGAACGCGCCCACCTCGACCGCTCGCAACGCATGATGGACGAGACGTTGGA CCAAGCGTACGCGACACAGAGCGAGttccgcgcgcagcgcaaccAGCTGAGCAacacgctgcagcgcatgacaaacgccgccgcgcaggtcCCGGGGCTCAACAGCATTCTGACAATGatcacgcgccgccgccggcgcgacaCGATCATCCTCGCCGTGCTGATCGGCGTCTGTGTCGTGATTCTACTCATGGTCGGTACACGGCGATAG